A stretch of Arthrobacter sp. NEB 688 DNA encodes these proteins:
- a CDS encoding maleylpyruvate isomerase family mycothiol-dependent enzyme encodes MHPADCRPGVDVELLDRSLAWTRGALAGVTDDAADRPTPCAAWTLADLLVHMVDSLEVVTELSLGRMAPVGPPPTSRRPTVLAEHLRVLGCVLLEGWVRDGGPGPVLVGDRRLEPDVALEVSSLEVAVHGWDVARALGSTAPFPSLLAAALLPVALRRVPAGVRHPRFAPPLVPSGTDPASLLLAHLGRAHPVE; translated from the coding sequence GTGCACCCCGCGGACTGCCGTCCGGGGGTCGACGTCGAGCTGCTGGACCGGTCCCTGGCGTGGACCCGTGGCGCCCTCGCGGGGGTGACCGACGACGCCGCCGACCGGCCGACCCCGTGCGCCGCGTGGACGCTCGCCGACCTGCTCGTGCACATGGTCGACTCCCTCGAGGTCGTCACCGAGCTCTCGCTCGGTCGGATGGCACCGGTCGGCCCGCCACCGACCTCGCGCCGGCCGACCGTGCTGGCCGAGCACCTGCGGGTGCTCGGGTGCGTGCTGCTCGAGGGCTGGGTGCGGGACGGCGGGCCCGGGCCGGTGCTCGTGGGCGACCGGCGCCTCGAGCCGGACGTCGCGCTCGAGGTCTCGTCGCTGGAGGTGGCGGTGCACGGGTGGGACGTCGCGAGGGCCCTGGGGTCGACGGCGCCGTTCCCGTCGCTGCTCGCCGCCGCGCTGCTGCCGGTCGCGCTGCGGCGGGTCCCGGCCGGCGTCCGGCACCCCCGGTTCGCGCCCCCGCTCGTGCCCTCCGGCACCGACCCCGCCTCGCTCCTCCTCGCGCACCTCGGCCGGGCGCACCCCGTCGAGTGA
- a CDS encoding biotin-dependent carboxyltransferase family protein: protein MSSALEVLRTGPQVLLEDAGRPGLAAVGVGRSGAADRAAHRLACRLLGHADAPAALEVLLGGLVVRARGRMLVAVTGAVGPLALDGRPVPPAAVLELVDGAELALGAPASGLRSYLAVRGGLDVPAVLGSRSTDVLAGLGPPPVRVGDVLPVGAAPATFPHVDHAARWAPPTGDVVLDVLPGPRSSWVGGLDAVVRGGWVVGPDSDRVGVRLRPVGPPLLRLPEHAGVELASEGMVRGAVQLPPGGEAVVFLADHPVTGGYPVVAVLTDAAADRAAQLRPGESVRLRPATPRRGP, encoded by the coding sequence ATGAGCAGCGCGCTCGAGGTCCTGCGCACCGGCCCCCAGGTGCTGCTCGAGGACGCCGGGCGGCCGGGGCTCGCCGCGGTCGGGGTCGGCCGGTCCGGGGCCGCCGACCGCGCCGCCCACCGCCTCGCGTGCCGGCTCCTCGGGCACGCCGACGCCCCGGCCGCGCTCGAGGTCCTGCTCGGCGGCCTCGTCGTGCGCGCCCGCGGGCGGATGCTCGTCGCCGTCACCGGCGCGGTGGGCCCGCTGGCGCTCGACGGCCGGCCGGTGCCGCCCGCGGCCGTGCTCGAGCTCGTCGACGGCGCCGAGCTCGCCCTCGGCGCACCGGCGTCGGGCCTGCGGTCCTACCTCGCCGTGCGCGGCGGCCTCGACGTCCCGGCCGTCCTCGGCTCGCGCTCGACCGACGTCCTCGCCGGGCTCGGGCCGCCGCCGGTCCGGGTCGGTGACGTCCTGCCGGTCGGGGCGGCGCCGGCGACCTTCCCGCACGTCGACCACGCCGCCCGGTGGGCACCACCGACGGGCGACGTCGTCCTCGACGTGCTGCCCGGGCCGCGCTCGTCCTGGGTCGGCGGGCTCGACGCCGTGGTCCGCGGCGGCTGGGTCGTCGGCCCCGACAGCGACCGGGTCGGGGTGCGCCTGCGGCCGGTCGGCCCTCCGCTGCTGCGCCTCCCGGAGCACGCGGGCGTCGAGCTCGCGAGCGAGGGGATGGTCCGCGGCGCCGTCCAGCTTCCGCCCGGCGGCGAGGCCGTCGTGTTCCTCGCCGACCACCCGGTGACCGGGGGCTACCCCGTGGTCGCCGTGCTCACCGACGCCGCCGCCGACCGCGCGGCCCAGCTGCGCCCCGGTGAGTCCGTGCGCCTGCGCCCCGCCACGCCCCGCCGGGGCCCCTGA
- a CDS encoding allophanate hydrolase subunit 1, with translation MSGVPVQVLPAGEHAVLVEVPGLTEVLALAAAVRAAVASGEGPWGSVADVVPAARTLLLVGDDVVPARLAEAVRALAPRVGTDGPVPPEGPVVEVPVRYDGPDLDEVARLVGMDPAAVVAAHTGTPWRVAFGGFAPGFAYLVGGDPRLRVPRRDTPRASVPAGSVGLAGEFSGIYPRASPGGWRLVGRTDVGLWRPDHDPPALLRPGGVVRFVAVDG, from the coding sequence GTGAGCGGGGTGCCCGTGCAGGTCCTGCCCGCCGGGGAGCACGCCGTCCTCGTCGAGGTGCCCGGCCTCACCGAGGTGCTCGCGCTGGCCGCCGCCGTCCGGGCCGCCGTCGCGTCCGGCGAGGGGCCGTGGGGGTCGGTGGCCGACGTCGTGCCGGCCGCCCGGACCCTGCTGCTCGTCGGCGACGACGTCGTCCCCGCCCGCCTGGCCGAGGCCGTGCGCGCCCTCGCGCCGCGGGTCGGCACCGACGGGCCCGTTCCGCCCGAGGGACCGGTGGTCGAGGTGCCGGTGCGCTACGACGGCCCCGACCTCGACGAGGTCGCCCGGCTGGTCGGGATGGACCCCGCGGCCGTCGTGGCCGCGCACACCGGCACGCCGTGGCGGGTCGCGTTCGGCGGGTTCGCGCCGGGGTTCGCCTACCTCGTCGGCGGCGACCCGCGGCTGCGCGTGCCCCGGCGCGACACCCCCCGCGCGTCGGTGCCGGCAGGGTCGGTCGGTCTCGCCGGGGAGTTCTCCGGCATCTACCCGCGCGCCTCGCCGGGCGGCTGGCGGCTGGTCGGGCGGACCGACGTCGGGCTCTGGCGCCCCGACCACGACCCGCCCGCCCTGCTGCGGCCCGGCGGGGTCGTCCGGTTCGTCGCGGTGGACGGATGA
- a CDS encoding 5-oxoprolinase subunit PxpA, which translates to MGSVIDLNADLGESFGAWTLGDDAAMLRVVTSANVACGFHAGDPTTIRRTVAQAAAAGVAVGAQVGYRDLAGFGRRRIDVAPEDLTADVLYQLGALEAMCRVAGTAVRYVKAHGALYTTAAVDEGQARAVVEAVLAWDRTLPLLGLPGSVLLAVAAEAGLATLGEAFADRGYDATGHLVPRRDPGALVTDPAQVAERVVRMVRDGVVEAVDGTLVRVAPDSVCVHGDTPGAVSVAVAVRDALAAAGIGLLAVVEP; encoded by the coding sequence GTGGGCTCCGTCATCGACCTCAACGCCGACCTCGGCGAGTCCTTCGGGGCGTGGACCCTCGGCGACGACGCCGCGATGCTGCGGGTCGTGACCAGCGCGAACGTCGCCTGCGGCTTCCACGCCGGGGACCCGACGACCATCCGCCGCACCGTCGCGCAGGCGGCCGCGGCGGGCGTGGCCGTCGGGGCGCAGGTCGGCTACCGCGACCTCGCGGGCTTCGGGCGGCGGCGCATCGACGTCGCGCCGGAGGACCTCACGGCGGACGTGCTCTACCAGCTCGGCGCCTTGGAGGCGATGTGCCGCGTGGCCGGCACCGCGGTCCGGTACGTCAAGGCGCACGGCGCGCTCTACACGACGGCCGCGGTCGACGAGGGGCAGGCGCGGGCGGTCGTCGAGGCCGTCCTCGCCTGGGACCGCACGCTGCCTCTGCTCGGCCTGCCCGGCTCGGTGCTGCTCGCGGTCGCGGCAGAGGCCGGGCTGGCCACCCTCGGCGAGGCGTTCGCCGACCGCGGCTACGACGCCACCGGCCACCTCGTGCCCCGCCGCGACCCCGGCGCGCTCGTCACCGACCCGGCGCAGGTCGCCGAGCGGGTCGTGCGGATGGTGCGCGACGGCGTCGTCGAGGCCGTCGACGGCACGCTCGTCCGGGTCGCCCCGGACTCGGTCTGCGTCCACGGCGACACCCCCGGCGCGGTCTCGGTGGCCGTGGCGGTCCGCGACGCGCTGGCGGCGGCCGGCATCGGCCTGCTGGCGGTCGTCGAGCCGTGA
- a CDS encoding peroxidase family protein codes for MAVTVGGGAVPALAAPAPTATVGAGFTVTRGDLAFILKQIRIAERHSTTFTAADPCGTLVNQPGDGIPDAEQVPDILTAYGLRTVDGSCNNLKDAGTFRVAAADELFPRLTTPVFRDADPITPSLPVGAPGDTSYAQKTGNVVDAQPRVVSNLVADQTVTNPAAVAAAGHPVRSQSTSATAVPCTTDPDPSTDPPVVADPPGCTPSHQTLFIPNITTDVGLSPPYNSLFTFFGQFFDHGIDQTVKGGASVFVPLKADDPLVTLGPDGRAATGDEVPPSRRFMVLTRARNQKGEDGVLGTSDDVQEAANTDTPWIDQSQTYTSHASHQVFLREYRAATGPVGSSSPAAVATGHLLDGLPAGATYAGSPDMTGGESTWAAVRKQARELLGLELSDRDALDVPMLATDPYGNFLPGPARGLPQYVTASGLVEGDTEHPVPVPADAAHFDTPFLTDIAHAADPSQVDTDHDGAPDTWPTPDADDVVTAGPTAPGTYDDELLASHAACGDGRCNENIALTSVHQVFHSEHNRLVDDIRATLEGDTTSAGRAALAQWQSVGVAGADGTGSWSYGQRLFQAARFVTEMEYQHLVFEEFGRKVQPAIRPFHVYSPDVNPAISAEFAHAVYRFGHSMLDETVSRHVVAADGSQTDASLPLLDAFLSPPTLYDGGAAGPLTAAQGAGAVFMGSSDQTGNEIDEFVTETLRNNLLGLPLDLATLNLTRAREAGVPPLNGVRRQIFERTHDAALTPYESWSDLGQHLKHPESLVNFVAAYGRHPSILAATTTAERRDAARAIVDPTATDVAPSDAADFMFGTGDWASTADGVTTTGVDDVDLWIGGLAEVTNLNGGMLGSTFNYVFQNQMEDLQDHDRLYYLARTPGMNLRTQLEGNSFSEIIMRNTEGTRTLKADAFARADCKFELGNLAGTPAGYAASGATVADDPTSECNETKLLLRRPDGTIQYRSVNSVDPPGINGQAVYDGTSGADRVAGGVDNDTFWGGPGADVIEGGGGDDIALGGPGNDVITDLDGADVPKGGPGNDAIDAGPGDDIVHGNDGDDLLNGGANDNEVFAGPGNDLVIAGQGADAVFGGGGDDWIQGGTGQDLLQGDHGAPFFDDPAETAPGNDVFVGQVGENDYDAEGGDDIMSQNAAVDRNAGAGGFDWAIHQYDTVKADDDLMINNNLGGLPIQVITNRDRWQETEAVSGGPLNDTIKGTTNVLAFPRLVGGGGFTGCDAIDQEGLARIDGLADVLPPVSTWTGTAEETASLSASGTCPLTGAVWGEGDVLLGGAGNDTFTGRAGDDVIDGDKELRVALSVRTNPADPATEIGTTDLIEGVAKTGTFGPGTSGMTLQTAVFKGLVDPGNVVAVRRITTPTTPAADCGTTAPRNCDVATFVGTRATYVITANADGTVSVRDTTSTPPAVGGATRGDGTDRLRNIEALQFSDQRVLVRTPAAPASVTAVAGTARNATVSWTAAPANGGPTFTSYTLVVRSGGAEVSRVTGIGTGIRARSVTGLTAGQSYTFTVQAVNLFGAGPATESNAVTAVGPPLAPTALVGARGDASALLSWTPPSDTGGLPITGYQLQVRTGTTVVETRTLTGAPTSTTVTGLTNGTTYSFRLAAVNAVGASAVSTASNTVTPAGVPGQAGILAPTQGAAGGALTASANWAAPTSTGGSAITGYRVTALRMDTDGVTPVGSPTIAVVGANVRTRSFTLPAGTYRFEVVAFNSVGDGPVSERSTAVAPR; via the coding sequence GTGGCGGTCACGGTGGGGGGTGGCGCCGTCCCGGCGCTCGCCGCACCGGCGCCGACCGCGACGGTCGGCGCGGGGTTCACCGTGACCCGGGGTGACCTCGCGTTCATCCTCAAGCAGATCCGGATCGCCGAGCGGCACAGCACGACGTTCACCGCCGCGGACCCCTGCGGCACGCTGGTCAACCAGCCCGGGGACGGCATCCCCGACGCCGAGCAGGTGCCGGACATCCTCACGGCGTACGGCCTGCGCACGGTCGACGGCTCGTGCAACAACCTCAAGGACGCGGGCACCTTCCGGGTCGCGGCGGCGGACGAGCTCTTCCCGCGCCTGACCACGCCCGTCTTCCGGGACGCCGACCCGATCACCCCGAGCCTGCCCGTCGGCGCCCCCGGCGACACGAGCTACGCGCAGAAGACCGGCAACGTCGTCGACGCCCAGCCGCGGGTCGTCAGCAACCTCGTCGCCGACCAGACCGTCACCAACCCGGCCGCCGTCGCCGCCGCGGGCCACCCGGTGCGCTCGCAGAGCACGTCGGCCACCGCGGTGCCCTGCACGACGGACCCCGACCCCTCGACGGACCCGCCGGTCGTCGCGGACCCGCCCGGCTGCACGCCGAGCCACCAGACGCTGTTCATCCCGAACATCACGACCGACGTCGGGCTCTCCCCGCCGTACAACAGCCTGTTCACCTTCTTCGGGCAGTTCTTCGACCACGGCATCGACCAGACGGTCAAGGGCGGCGCCTCCGTGTTCGTGCCGCTCAAGGCCGACGACCCGCTCGTGACCCTCGGGCCGGACGGCCGCGCGGCCACCGGCGACGAGGTCCCGCCGTCGCGGCGCTTCATGGTGCTGACGCGGGCCCGCAACCAGAAGGGCGAGGACGGGGTGCTCGGCACCTCCGACGACGTCCAGGAGGCCGCGAACACCGACACCCCCTGGATCGACCAGAGCCAGACCTACACCTCGCACGCCTCCCACCAGGTCTTCCTGCGCGAGTACCGCGCGGCCACCGGCCCGGTCGGGTCGAGCAGCCCCGCGGCGGTCGCCACCGGGCACCTCCTCGACGGCCTGCCCGCCGGCGCCACGTACGCCGGGTCGCCGGACATGACCGGCGGCGAGTCGACGTGGGCCGCGGTCCGCAAGCAGGCCCGCGAGCTGCTCGGGCTGGAGCTGTCCGACCGCGACGCGCTCGACGTGCCGATGCTCGCGACCGACCCCTACGGCAACTTCCTGCCCGGCCCGGCGCGCGGCCTCCCGCAGTACGTCACCGCGAGCGGCCTCGTCGAGGGCGACACCGAGCACCCGGTGCCCGTGCCCGCCGACGCCGCCCACTTCGACACCCCGTTCCTCACGGACATCGCGCACGCCGCGGACCCCTCGCAGGTCGACACCGACCACGACGGCGCCCCCGACACGTGGCCGACCCCGGACGCCGACGACGTCGTGACGGCCGGTCCGACCGCGCCCGGCACCTACGACGACGAGCTCCTCGCGTCGCACGCCGCGTGCGGTGACGGCCGCTGCAACGAGAACATCGCGCTCACCTCCGTCCACCAGGTCTTCCACTCCGAGCACAACCGGCTCGTCGACGACATCCGCGCCACGCTCGAGGGCGACACCACCAGCGCCGGCCGCGCCGCGCTCGCGCAGTGGCAGTCGGTCGGCGTCGCCGGCGCCGACGGCACCGGGTCGTGGAGCTACGGCCAGCGCCTCTTCCAGGCGGCCCGGTTCGTCACCGAGATGGAGTACCAGCACCTCGTCTTCGAGGAGTTCGGGCGCAAGGTGCAGCCGGCCATCCGGCCCTTCCACGTGTACTCGCCCGACGTGAACCCGGCGATCAGCGCCGAGTTCGCCCACGCGGTGTACCGCTTCGGTCACTCGATGCTCGACGAGACCGTCTCCCGGCACGTCGTGGCCGCGGACGGCTCGCAGACGGACGCCTCGCTGCCGCTGCTCGACGCCTTCCTCTCGCCGCCGACGCTCTACGACGGCGGTGCGGCGGGCCCGCTGACCGCGGCCCAGGGCGCCGGGGCGGTGTTCATGGGCTCCTCGGACCAGACGGGCAACGAGATCGACGAGTTCGTCACCGAGACGCTGCGCAACAACCTGCTCGGGCTGCCGCTCGACCTGGCGACCCTCAACCTCACCCGGGCGCGGGAGGCCGGGGTGCCCCCGCTCAACGGGGTGCGCCGGCAGATCTTCGAGCGGACGCACGACGCGGCGCTGACGCCCTACGAGAGCTGGAGCGACCTCGGCCAGCACCTCAAGCACCCCGAGTCGCTCGTCAACTTCGTCGCGGCCTACGGGCGACACCCGTCCATCCTCGCCGCCACGACGACGGCCGAGCGGCGCGACGCCGCCCGGGCGATCGTCGACCCGACCGCGACCGACGTCGCGCCGTCCGACGCCGCCGACTTCATGTTCGGCACCGGCGACTGGGCGAGCACGGCCGACGGCGTGACGACCACCGGCGTCGACGACGTCGACCTGTGGATCGGCGGCCTCGCCGAGGTGACCAACCTCAACGGCGGGATGCTCGGCAGCACGTTCAACTACGTCTTCCAGAACCAGATGGAGGACCTCCAGGACCACGACCGGCTCTACTACCTGGCCCGTACCCCCGGGATGAACCTGCGCACGCAGCTCGAGGGGAACTCGTTCTCCGAGATCATCATGCGCAACACCGAGGGCACCCGGACGCTCAAGGCCGACGCCTTCGCCCGGGCGGACTGCAAGTTCGAGCTGGGCAACCTCGCCGGGACGCCCGCGGGCTACGCGGCGAGCGGGGCCACCGTGGCCGACGACCCGACCTCGGAGTGCAACGAGACCAAGCTGCTCCTGCGGCGGCCGGACGGCACCATCCAGTACCGCTCGGTCAACAGCGTCGACCCGCCCGGCATCAACGGCCAGGCCGTGTACGACGGGACGTCGGGGGCCGACCGCGTCGCCGGCGGCGTCGACAACGACACCTTCTGGGGTGGCCCGGGCGCCGACGTCATCGAGGGCGGCGGGGGCGACGACATCGCCCTCGGCGGCCCCGGCAACGACGTCATCACCGACCTCGACGGCGCGGACGTGCCCAAGGGTGGGCCCGGCAACGACGCCATCGACGCCGGCCCCGGCGACGACATCGTCCACGGCAACGACGGCGACGACCTGCTCAACGGCGGCGCCAACGACAACGAGGTCTTCGCCGGTCCCGGCAACGACCTGGTCATCGCCGGCCAGGGCGCGGACGCCGTCTTCGGTGGCGGTGGCGACGACTGGATCCAGGGCGGCACCGGCCAGGACCTGCTCCAGGGCGACCACGGCGCACCGTTCTTCGACGACCCGGCCGAGACGGCTCCCGGCAACGACGTCTTCGTCGGCCAGGTCGGCGAGAACGACTACGACGCCGAGGGCGGCGACGACATCATGAGCCAGAACGCCGCGGTCGACCGCAACGCGGGCGCCGGCGGGTTCGACTGGGCCATCCACCAGTACGACACCGTCAAGGCCGACGACGACCTGATGATCAACAACAACCTCGGCGGCCTGCCGATCCAGGTGATCACCAACCGCGACCGCTGGCAGGAGACGGAGGCCGTGTCCGGTGGTCCGCTGAACGACACGATCAAGGGCACGACGAACGTCCTCGCCTTCCCGAGGCTCGTCGGCGGTGGCGGCTTCACCGGCTGCGACGCGATCGACCAGGAGGGGCTGGCCCGCATCGACGGCCTCGCCGACGTCCTCCCGCCGGTGTCGACCTGGACCGGGACGGCCGAGGAGACCGCCTCCCTGTCCGCGAGCGGCACCTGCCCGCTGACCGGAGCGGTCTGGGGTGAGGGCGACGTCCTCCTCGGCGGCGCCGGCAACGACACCTTCACCGGCCGCGCCGGCGACGACGTCATCGACGGCGACAAGGAGCTGCGGGTCGCGCTGAGCGTCCGCACGAACCCCGCCGACCCGGCCACCGAGATCGGCACGACCGACCTCATCGAGGGCGTCGCGAAGACCGGTACCTTCGGCCCGGGCACCAGCGGCATGACCCTCCAGACGGCGGTCTTCAAGGGCCTCGTCGACCCGGGCAACGTCGTGGCGGTCCGCCGCATCACGACGCCGACGACGCCGGCAGCGGACTGCGGCACCACCGCACCCCGCAACTGCGACGTCGCCACCTTCGTCGGCACCCGCGCGACCTACGTCATCACGGCCAACGCCGACGGCACGGTCAGCGTCCGCGACACGACGAGCACGCCGCCCGCCGTGGGCGGGGCGACCCGGGGTGACGGCACCGACCGGCTGCGGAACATCGAGGCGCTGCAGTTCAGCGACCAGCGGGTGCTCGTCCGCACCCCCGCGGCGCCCGCGAGCGTCACCGCGGTCGCCGGCACCGCCCGCAACGCGACGGTCTCGTGGACGGCGGCCCCGGCCAATGGCGGCCCGACCTTCACGAGCTACACGCTCGTCGTGCGCTCCGGCGGCGCCGAGGTCAGCCGGGTCACCGGCATCGGGACGGGCATCCGCGCCCGCTCGGTCACGGGCCTGACGGCCGGGCAGTCCTACACCTTCACCGTCCAGGCCGTGAACCTCTTCGGGGCCGGGCCGGCGACGGAGTCGAACGCCGTGACCGCCGTGGGCCCGCCGCTGGCCCCGACCGCGCTCGTCGGGGCCCGCGGTGACGCCTCGGCGCTGCTGTCCTGGACCCCGCCGAGCGACACCGGTGGCCTGCCGATCACGGGCTACCAGCTGCAGGTGCGCACCGGCACGACCGTCGTCGAGACCCGCACCCTCACCGGGGCGCCGACGAGCACGACGGTGACCGGCCTGACCAACGGGACGACGTACTCGTTCCGGCTGGCGGCGGTCAACGCCGTGGGAGCCAGCGCCGTCTCCACGGCCTCGAACACCGTCACCCCCGCCGGGGTGCCGGGCCAGGCCGGCATCCTCGCCCCCACCCAGGGGGCGGCGGGCGGCGCGCTCACCGCGAGCGCGAACTGGGCGGCGCCGACGAGCACCGGCGGGTCCGCGATCACGGGCTACCGGGTGACGGCGCTGCGGATGGACACCGACGGCGTCACCCCCGTCGGGTCGCCGACCATCGCGGTCGTCGGGGCGAACGTCCGGACCCGCTCCTTCACCCTCCCGGCGGGCACCTACCGCTTCGAGGTCGTCGCCTTCAACAGCGTCGGTGACGGACCGGTCTCGGAGCGCTCCACGGCGGTGGCTCCCCGGTAG
- a CDS encoding PPOX class F420-dependent oxidoreductase: MSAAEHPLASAKYVSLTTFRRDGRAVSTPVWVAPAVDGTDRLAVITVDSTGKTKRLGHTRRVELRPCSVRGAVEDGAPTYRGEGVVVRSPEEVAQVRAAVVAKYGLPARFSDLVEKVTGLVGIRRTPRAGILLEVERTPVA, from the coding sequence ATGAGCGCCGCCGAGCACCCCCTCGCCTCCGCGAAGTACGTGTCCCTCACGACCTTCCGCCGCGACGGCCGGGCCGTGTCGACCCCGGTCTGGGTCGCGCCCGCCGTCGACGGCACCGACCGGCTGGCCGTCATCACGGTGGACTCCACCGGCAAGACCAAGCGGCTGGGCCACACGCGACGGGTCGAGCTTCGGCCGTGCTCGGTGCGGGGCGCGGTCGAGGACGGGGCGCCCACCTACCGCGGCGAGGGGGTCGTCGTCCGTTCGCCGGAGGAGGTCGCGCAGGTCCGGGCCGCGGTCGTCGCGAAGTACGGTCTGCCGGCGCGCTTCTCCGACCTCGTCGAGAAGGTCACCGGCCTCGTCGGCATCCGGCGCACCCCGCGCGCGGGCATCCTGCTCGAGGTCGAGCGCACGCCGGTCGCCTGA
- a CDS encoding cold-shock protein, translated as MATGTVKWFNAEKGFGFIAPDDGSADVFAHYSAINSNGYRSLDENAKVEYETTQGQKGPQASNITVIG; from the coding sequence ATGGCTACTGGCACCGTGAAGTGGTTCAACGCCGAGAAGGGCTTCGGCTTCATCGCCCCCGACGACGGCTCCGCGGACGTCTTCGCCCACTACTCCGCCATCAACTCGAACGGCTACCGCTCGCTCGACGAGAACGCCAAGGTCGAGTACGAGACCACGCAGGGCCAGAAGGGCCCGCAGGCGTCGAACATCACCGTCATCGGCTGA
- a CDS encoding SRPBCC family protein: MSLLDGSLRLSATGPLAPEHAWARYTEPRRWSVWAPQIREVDYPQAVVEPGTHGRVRGVGGVVAVFTVDEVDHATRTWAWSVRSGPLRVRLLHGVEPAPGGGSTAWAEVHALWPVVVGYAPVARWALGRLVTP, encoded by the coding sequence ATGTCCCTCCTCGACGGCTCGCTGCGGCTCTCGGCCACCGGGCCGCTCGCGCCCGAGCACGCGTGGGCCCGCTACACCGAGCCCCGCCGGTGGTCGGTGTGGGCGCCGCAGATCCGCGAGGTCGACTACCCGCAGGCCGTCGTCGAGCCGGGCACCCACGGGCGCGTCCGCGGCGTCGGCGGGGTCGTCGCCGTCTTCACCGTCGACGAGGTCGACCACGCCACCCGCACGTGGGCGTGGTCGGTGCGCTCGGGCCCGCTGCGGGTCCGGCTGCTCCACGGCGTCGAGCCGGCGCCCGGCGGCGGCAGCACGGCGTGGGCCGAGGTCCACGCGCTCTGGCCGGTCGTCGTCGGGTACGCGCCGGTGGCCCGCTGGGCCCTCGGCCGCCTCGTCACCCCCTGA
- a CDS encoding DUF5914 domain-containing protein, translating into MSLFRTDRPARGDRSVSDAVRARVPVRYLPQTTPDHLRGTWREARPARIDASLAAAMRRPTRGWLVAGASAEVPRGRSLVRTVAGREVVLWRDAGGGLLAGPGACPHLGARLHDCDVVDGDVLCRWHGMPLGRDTSPPWNTYAAHDDGVLVWVRVGPVEDGVRPTDAPVLGERPDPATSVASVVSLLADCEPRDIVANRLDPWHGAWLHPYAFSDLSVDDDASSDDVLVLDVAYRLGRTFAVPVRAEFTCPDSHTVLMTITDGEGAGSVVETHATPLTGPGEHPARTVMTEAVVATSDRVGFRVARSLSRAVQVGMRASQRQLWADDLEYAARRYALRRRGWSG; encoded by the coding sequence ATGAGCCTGTTCCGCACCGACCGCCCGGCCCGCGGCGACCGCTCGGTCTCCGACGCCGTCCGCGCGCGCGTCCCGGTGCGCTACCTGCCGCAGACGACTCCCGACCACCTGCGCGGCACCTGGCGCGAGGCCCGCCCGGCCCGGATCGACGCCTCCCTCGCGGCGGCGATGCGCCGTCCGACCCGCGGCTGGCTCGTCGCCGGCGCCTCGGCCGAGGTGCCCCGCGGCCGCTCGCTCGTGCGGACCGTCGCGGGCCGCGAGGTCGTCCTCTGGCGCGACGCCGGCGGCGGCCTGCTCGCCGGCCCGGGGGCGTGCCCCCACCTCGGCGCGCGGCTGCACGACTGCGACGTCGTCGACGGTGACGTCCTCTGCCGGTGGCACGGGATGCCGCTCGGCCGCGACACCTCACCGCCCTGGAACACCTACGCCGCCCACGACGACGGTGTCCTCGTCTGGGTGCGCGTCGGCCCGGTCGAGGACGGCGTCCGGCCCACGGACGCACCGGTGCTCGGCGAGCGGCCCGACCCCGCGACCTCGGTGGCGTCGGTCGTGTCGCTGCTCGCCGACTGCGAGCCGCGCGACATCGTCGCCAACCGCCTCGACCCCTGGCACGGCGCCTGGCTGCACCCCTACGCCTTCAGCGACCTCTCCGTCGACGACGACGCCTCGTCCGACGACGTGCTCGTCCTCGACGTCGCCTACCGGCTCGGGCGGACCTTCGCGGTCCCGGTGCGCGCCGAGTTCACCTGCCCCGACTCGCACACCGTCCTCATGACCATCACCGACGGCGAGGGCGCCGGCAGCGTCGTCGAGACCCACGCGACCCCGCTCACCGGCCCCGGCGAGCACCCGGCCCGGACCGTGATGACCGAGGCCGTCGTCGCGACGTCCGACCGCGTCGGCTTCCGGGTCGCGCGCTCGCTCTCGCGGGCCGTGCAGGTCGGGATGCGTGCCTCGCAGCGCCAGCTGTGGGCCGACGACCTCGAGTACGCCGCCCGCCGCTACGCCCTGCGCCGGCGCGGCTGGTCCGGGTGA